GACAAAGGAACTGTTGGGTTAGATTGTAGTCTGTTTTAATGTGGAAGGCCCTAGGCAACATTTCAAACTGAATAAATCACATAGAGAGTGTCACTCAATCTCACATTGTTTCATAACCATTTGTGTCAAGTGAAGATTGATGTTTTTACAAGTGATCCCTCACAAAGATGCTTTTGGAAGTCTTCACCACCAACAATCATTTGTATATAAATTACTCACCCTGTGTCACCATGAATTACATAACCTCTAACAGTCTTATGATTGTGCATGCGTGCTACTCTTACCGTTTTTTGAATAGTaatgtttacatttttataaaaatgtgtttttctttagtttttcctcaataattgAAGGAAATAGCGGTGAGTAATTTATATACAAATAGCCATTTTGTGGTAGGAGTACTCCTTTAAGGTTCATTAAGTTCACAGTAGTCTTTGTTGTTTTAGCCTTTGGTGTCTTAAGCCCACGGACACTGGGAGACTTATGTATTGTGGGGGCTGTGGGGGCATCAATAACAGCCCAGTGTTTGTGCGGATGTAGTTGTTGTTTAAATAATTAGACAAGACAGGTCATTTtcatgtttgtgttatgaaatAGAAAAACATTTCTGCACAGGCAAGACTTTTTGTACTTTCATTATTCTCTCCAAACACCTCGATCAGATGAATATACTTCACACATGCGTATGTCAGAACAATGATGATATGTTTAGTATTAATAGCCGTACATGATGCTCTACCATCTGCTGAGCCACATCGGTATTATGTTGCCACCTGCTGGTGAAGACAAAGAACTGTATCTTAGTTAACATAAATTGGGTTGTTGGTGATGATGTTAAAATATTAAGAAAAATGCTAACAGGGAAACATGTGGCCCTACTGAAACAACAGGTAAGAAATATAAAGAGTATACGGAATTATTCAACGAGTTTGAAAGGACAAATTACGATTTAAAGGCCCAGTTTACCCCATGGACGATTAGGCTAATGTGAGAAAGATTTCATAATGCATCAAAATGTAACATCATTTTCCAAATTGTGGGCATTTAGTCGTCATGGAGCTGTTGCTGCAGGCTAATTGAGACAGACGAGTCATGTTAATTCAACAGCTCCAACAGCTGCCTGTTTAATGGacttcttaaaggtggggtaggtaattttggagaaaccagctcgtgtgctagaatttgaaaatacacaaccggaacaaatctgccacttccttacagagcccctcctccaacacacacaaacgcgcacatgacaaatgagggcacgagataggtttgtgcacagatggaaggctgacaggcaggtaggccatccagttgttttagccgggccggctaaaatgattggtcgtgctttttacagtactacggcttccacagatgacatttttgtatgtattttttgtcaaagcacttaagatattcattgctatcgggatgttaagagcattccatggaatatgacaaaaagtgtatctcgagccggtttctgaaacttacctacctagGTAAGTGCACTAAAACTTGTgcaaaatttgaaagtacacagccgaaaagaatccgccccttccttcagacttccttacagagcacctcctccaacacacatgaacgcgcacatgatgtcagcagactggtgaaagtggccacctggcttgtttgagacaagcaagacctgcgcagttgcgatcaacgtcttgctagtgcgttgcatgatggttagtcattttgtccgacttgctctggaggctcgcccacatgagactttgaaatctcgcgggacaaagacgcccgcagccttgagagcgaggcgaggcgaggcgagttggcgcagttgctctccacgagctgcggaagcgaaatgcttgatgggaaacggctcgctggtatctcgagctgagcgctcattggtggtttttaccacgtgctgctgatgaaactctccaattggctggcaaaagtttgttgttgttttgtatcagttttacgtcgccacatccattcccatttttcatcattgttccacaatgtttatcatcatggaattaatatctatatatgttatactatactgcttaccgttttcatactttatatatcttagcatattcatacacactgttcatactgctcacaggctgatatctagtgtattcataccccactgtttattcatcattcaattcattctatatgttattctgtagattgtgtacattactttccacttcactgcttgttgcacctgagaagctaaactgcattttgttgtctcagtacctgtaatatgtgcaataacaataacgtttctctttaagttaaaccaaatcattaaaataaaatctattgtaatgtaatgatttggtttaaccttatttattgaatacatcatttaaaatggcaagattaaatcaaattacatccattttgtacacatcataaagcttaaagtggcagctaaagaattaacacagcagcaggtctgttcaattcatgctcatgaagcttcatgtgtgcggatcatcatgtcattctccatacaatacatgtgggatttctattgcatccacttcatctgcaacgaaaaacgccaacgcaatttccgccattgcaaacccagccagtcaagccgactccgagtccgagctgtccgacttaagacgagctttttgacacctcccccggctactctcgtctactttcgaggcgagccgcaatgtgtctcaaacaagcctattgaagtactgctgcaatgcacgcccaatgacggcacgcccaatgagggcacgagatacatttgtgcgtgcacgagatggaaggctgacagacagtattacgggttccacagatgaaatttttttatggattttttgtcaaagcacttaagatattcattgctatcgggatgttaagagcattccatggaatataacaaaaagtgtatctcgagccggtttctgaaacttacctaccccacctttaagtgctgAGTTTATAAAAGCTGAAACTTTGTTTACAGCATTGCTGGCAAACGCTTGGCCTGTTGTCATGCAGCCAAAAGCTAAAATGTTATGTTTAACTGATGTTGGAATTAACTttttctgctttttcattgCTCACTATACCCACTACCACCTCTGCATTCGCTCACACTCTCAACTGCATCACCCACAtgtccccccctcctccccttaCCCACCAAGACTCGGACAGCCAGTGCAGCCCGACCCGCCACAGCCTCAGCCTATCAGACGGCTCCGAGGATCAGCTGGACCGCCTGCAGCAAGTGGAGCTGGCCCGCTCCTCACCCATGTCCCAGTGGAGGGCAGGCACTGTGCAGGCCTGGCTGGAGGTTGTCATGGCGATGCCCATGTACATCCGCACCTGCTCAGAAAATGTCAAAAGTGGCAAGGTAAACGAGTGCCATGATGCAGGTGGACTCACCATGCATCTTAAGTGCATTTGTATGCACAATTGCAAATGTGTAGGTGACAGAGCTTTCATTCAAATATCCAGCTGGCATATGTTGATTTGTTGCAGTAAACTGAATAACTTTCTGCAGGTTTTACTTGGGCTAACAGATGAGGACCTGGAGCTGGGTTTGGCTGTCAGCAGTGTGATGCATCGCAGGAAACTACGCCTGGCCATCGAGGATTACAGAGATGCTGAGAACGGTAGAGGGTAAGGAAGAGAAACGGAGGATTTGTATACACTTTGGTGATGTGATGTGATGGTCAGGAcactatgggctcagaacagtctcataatacacacatgcacacagaaggattcacacttgtatttcatgatccgcaaaaggattgaaacttgtatttccggatccacacttgtgtttttcaatgcacacacaaatgtgttccgtttcatatacatgtaaataaaatccaattacagaaaagggttttacatatgtatttttgatcctcacatatttgttttccgtttaaaacctctgcacctgcaaatacaaaccgctttctgtgcacggatcgctgtgcattcgtgtgtgggttttttgagactcccctgatggtcagccgattcgtacttgtaatttgttctatctatagccaatcagatgtctcctccattctaagccaatcacatgagcgcgcccccacgagggtatgatttcttgcgttcgtgacgtagcgcttcatgtacgcattttgcgcagtccggtcagctcgctaaacagagggcggagcatcaggtgattatgcagagctgcgtgtctccatcagactcagcagctgatctgatctctctcacgtccggttatacttcactcgcgtttatgttcatatcgatcagatccagctctcctaatcggcctttatagagagcaccgatcaaactattaagagtgaatatcggccgataatgaccggcggggctccccccccgttaacaggtcactgtctagcactggcttcgtagtgcactggtcaattaggctaagctaacctgtagctgctccctccacactcacaacaacttcatacagacataaataaagcagctgtattcgccatacaggaaacacacatttaaaacggttttgcctgccgtttttgtgtacacaagcgttcatcaatggtttggaaagtggcgctgtaccttaataatataaaggcttgtatttgcgtgcatttcctgttcggaaagtggcaatGTAGcttctgagagtggaggtgtcctgagattagcgcctgcaggcaggctccatggagctgtcagctcctgactgcgcaaaatgcgtacatgaagcgctacgtcatgaacgcaagaaatctaccctcgtgggggcgcgctcatgtgattggcttagaattgaggagacatctgattggctatagatagaaataattacaagtacgaatcggctgaccgtcaggggagtctcaaaaaacccacacacgaatgcacagcgatccatgcacagaaagctgtttgtgtttgcaggttcagaggttttaaacggaaaacaaatatgtgtggatcaaaaatacacatgtaaaacttttttctgtatttggattttatttacatgtatatgaaacggaacacatttgtgtgtgcattgaaaaacacaagtgtggatccggaaatacaagtgtgaatccttttgcggatcatgaaatacaagtgtgaatccttctgtgcgcatgtgtgtattatgagactgttctgagcccataggactccctggaagaagagatcttgtatctcaatgggacattcctggataaataaaggataaataaataaaaataaaatgtgtcaaTAGGGCCATCTGTTGGTGATGTACAGTAACAACATTTAGAAAATGCAGTAGGGATTTAGAAGGATAACTCTCAGAAGTCATAATATTGATATTAAATAGAGATGTTAATCTTTAGAGATGAGGCTCCAATAAATGCAACAGTCTCACCGTCTTGAACAAATGTTCTGAAAGTGTTGTTGTTTCAGATCAATTATGGGAGGGGTCATTTAAACATTCAACTCTTTAATATGTGAATGTGTCTTGGCGATCTGTCATTTATTGACAGTAATGTTAACTAACTAACTTAATTTGAATGTTAGTattattcttattttttttaattgatctattaatcttgATAATAGATTCATTATTAAACTTTTGGCCACCATAATCCTGTAGTGAAATTTCTATATTGTGAAAGCCTtactcaaaaaaatgaaacgcTTTGAAACGGGGAATTTGATTATGCACAACTTTATATGGTTTTCAAAATTGCTTCATTTTCTATTATAAGCCGTCCTCAAAGTAATAAACATCTTATTTTGAGAGCAACCCATCCAAATGTTGCTACATTTCCCTCCAACTCAAACATTTCAGTCTCATAGTTTTCTGAGCTACTGTAAAGTCAGGGATCTCCTAAGTCAGAAAGATTGACCCTCTGGGAACGATAAATGTCTGAAAGAAATGTCATGAAAATCCAGCCAATAGCAGTTGAGAAGTCCTAACCAAAGTGACGAAACACCCAAcatatcataaagccttaaaCAGGTATATCTTGATACCACAAATACCATATTTTAGGAGCTGCTGACAATGGTTGCTCTGTGTATTCAGGCTTTCGAAGGCTGCAGATTTGGACCACCACTGGGTGGCCAAGGCCTGGTTAAGCGACATGGGCCTTCCTCAGTACTCTCAGGCCTTTCACAACCACCTGGTAGACGGACGCCTGCTGAGCTCGCTGACACGTCGTGACCTTGAACGCCACCTCAACATCACTAAGAAGTTCCACCAGGTCAGCCTGCTGCTGGGCATCGAACTGCTGCAGTTACTCAATTTCGACAAGgaggtaagtaagtaagtaagacTCTGCTCCGTGGTCAAAGGACGAGGGAGAGAGGGTATACTTTGGTTGGGTTTCAGTTAAGTAAAGTAAAAGGTGTTTTTTGAAATGGTTTCCAGGCACTGCAAGCTCGCCGGATACAGTGTGAGCACCAGAACGTGGATCCGTTGGTGTGGACGTCTCATAGGGTCATTAAATGGATCAAGGATATCGACCTGAAGGtggggacagagagacagacactgcaagtgttaaaggggacctatcatgcaaaatgcacttttgtatgtcttttatacatgaatatgtgtccccggtgtgtcagggaactcaccaagtgtcagaaaacacaaccctctctcttttcctccatacccaaatctctaaaaacggggctgcaacggagctgattattatttgaattcttctgacgtcagaaaaagggtgctccgcctatataggcaactctccacctatcaggggaatgagagaccgctcgaaagcgctggagacgctgtagtacatatgccaggcctgtaagtggcgctgtagtctgccacaaaagcagaatcagacctgaatcagcccttgcaaaaacagggctggaaaagagcaaatagagcgaaatgaggcatggctaaaatgcatgatctgtttggtattttgaaaaaaaaacttcacagacatgttttatataggtatggccctacaatatatgtttgaaATATAGCATGATGGGTCCACTTTAACTTTGTCATAAAAGAAAGAGTTGAGAATCTACACGTATACTGTAAAAAATGTAAGATTGAAGATAGTTTTTTTGAAACACTAAATAATATATCCCAGTTTTACCAATACTCATCACACACTAGGAGGCGATACAAGCTATAGtaaattattttcatttcaaaataTTTTAATACAATCAGTCTTACTtcaatgtaaacaataaatgaTCCTTTCTTGTCTCACATTTCAAACAAATGCTGAAGCTACAGCCTATGCAACAAGGCTAAtcgtttattaaatattaacaatcatTAGATACTAATGTATTGAGCACCATGCCATGGTTCATTTATCAAAGTCTGTTGTGTTTACTCAGCGTTCCCTATCTGCAGTGATAGAGGCCTTTGTTATTGTATTTGTAAGCTGCTGATTGGTTACATAGCCTTTCCTGTTACTGCATCTATGGTGATGCTGCAATATGAATATCCCGAGTAAACACTGCCTACTGTCTTGGCAAACGATAACGTGTTTCCATTATGAGGCATGACACATTTAGGGTGTGTAGAGATAAAGCTGTGTGGAACATCCTTAATAGCCTCAGGGAGTGTGGCGAGTTATAGAGTTATAATGACCAAACAAATAAATCAATATGTTCTTTGCCAAGGGGAcaattaaaaataatttgtgagatacttttaaaggtagggtagggaattcacttcagaaacactttttgttatattccatggaatggttaatatcccgatagcaatgaataaattaaatgctttgataataaatatatacaaatatttcatctgaggaagccgtggcgctgtaaaaagcaagtCTACCTTTCTACCTTGGACTTGCTACCTAATTGTTACctaattggatggcctacctgcctgtcagccttccatctcgtgcacacacttatctggtgccctcattggtcatgtgcacgttcgtgtgtgttggaggaggggctctgtaagaagtctgaaggaaggggcagatttttttcggttgtgtactttcaaattctagcttactcgagctggtttctccattcttacctaccctacctttaaataTGAGTGGCTTACCTTTACACAATAATGGAACATAATATCAGAGAATTTGATTATGAATAAAAGTTATTTAATTCTGTCCGTTTTCCATCCACCTGTCTAGGAGTTCGCAGAGGGTCTTCTCAGCAGCGGAGTGCATGGCGCCGTCATGGTGC
This Pseudochaenichthys georgianus chromosome 7, fPseGeo1.2, whole genome shotgun sequence DNA region includes the following protein-coding sequences:
- the kazna gene encoding kazrin-A; this translates as MSQWRAGTVQAWLEVVMAMPMYIRTCSENVKSGKVLLGLTDEDLELGLAVSSVMHRRKLRLAIEDYRDAENGRGLSKAADLDHHWVAKAWLSDMGLPQYSQAFHNHLVDGRLLSSLTRRDLERHLNITKKFHQVSLLLGIELLQLLNFDKEALQARRIQCEHQNVDPLVWTSHRVIKWIKDIDLKEFAEGLLSSGVHGAVMVLDPTFNTDAMATALGISSNKHMVRRHLVEEMQSLIGTARAEIKQDYEHLGLGTPPALLRQNSPRPPSSTGRHTDDEGSLRRRAVKPPTGFSPKARNGRDLSCHSSDGSLPREGRDQTPPRSEGSPLHGYTSIEVTNV